One Campylobacter concisus DNA segment encodes these proteins:
- a CDS encoding chemotaxis protein, translating into MTQEELDALMAGGLDDELDNAKEDAGQEVADVKEDTYEVTEVAEAIDTKDEPQSKSESNSKNAENYRVSADGVWPPPPPTEDHKMVHQLDDVTRDSEEKATQMFDKLETINNFFMDAEGDSNSLKDAINSNIELFTTLSQKFPNIAAFSEALEKNNSLLGTIDNIIGNLQMGQDEIMMAMDMMQYQDIHRQKIERVINVMRALSKYMNTLFEGKIDDDKRVSSAVHIAGDTTTENLVSNDDIEALIESLGKK; encoded by the coding sequence ATGACCCAAGAGGAACTTGACGCACTTATGGCAGGTGGTCTAGATGATGAGTTAGATAATGCTAAAGAAGATGCTGGCCAAGAGGTTGCGGACGTCAAAGAGGATACGTACGAGGTAACAGAAGTTGCAGAAGCAATTGATACTAAAGATGAGCCACAGTCAAAATCAGAAAGTAATTCAAAGAATGCAGAAAACTACAGAGTAAGTGCAGATGGTGTTTGGCCACCACCACCACCAACGGAAGATCACAAAATGGTTCATCAGCTTGACGATGTAACAAGAGATAGCGAAGAAAAAGCTACTCAGATGTTTGACAAGCTTGAGACGATAAATAACTTTTTTATGGACGCTGAGGGTGACTCAAATAGCTTAAAGGATGCGATAAACTCAAACATAGAGCTATTTACGACACTAAGTCAGAAATTTCCAAATATTGCCGCATTTAGCGAAGCTTTAGAGAAAAATAACTCACTTCTTGGCACGATCGATAATATCATCGGAAATTTACAAATGGGACAAGATGAGATCATGATGGCTATGGATATGATGCAGTATCAGGATATCCATAGACAAAAGATCGAGCGTGTTATCAACGTTATGAGGGCGCTAAGTAAATATATGAATACCTTGTTTGAAGGTAAAATTGACGATGATAAGCGTGTTAGCTCCGCTGTTCATATCGCTGGTGATACAACGACTGAAAATCTTGTCAGCAACGACGATATCGAAGCCTTGATAGAAAGTTTGGGTAAAAAATAG
- a CDS encoding peptidase U32 family protein produces MLKRPELLSPAGNLTKLKIALEYGADAVYGSVASFSLRTRSAREFNLETFKEAIDYTHAKGKKFYATINAFPFNSQIEPLKRHLQTISAMKPDAFIIATPGVMSLAKAIAPDIEIHLSTQANVMNVLDAKIYHDMGAKRIVVAREMNLKDVIKIKEEIPTLDIEIFVHGSMCFAYSGRCLVSSVQSGRMSNRGSCANDCRFKYELYAKNEESGVLFRLEEDESGTHIMNSKDLCLISHIKDIVNSGVIDSLKIEGRTKSEYYAACTARAYKMAIDDALNDKFNAQIYENEINTLKNRGFTDGYLVHRPYERIDTQNHVSSLEEGTHQVNAISEDGEFFKCKYKIFPGNSYEIVAPTGSVIEDGENEISEIYSQDGKKFIKFKQLITKKGKVMSEIHSGNENEINLGVKLPKFSFLREKI; encoded by the coding sequence GTGCTAAAAAGGCCTGAGCTTTTATCTCCAGCTGGAAATTTAACAAAACTTAAAATCGCCCTTGAGTATGGAGCCGATGCTGTTTATGGCTCGGTGGCGAGCTTTTCGCTTCGCACTCGTTCGGCGCGCGAATTTAACCTTGAAACATTCAAAGAGGCGATAGACTACACACATGCAAAGGGAAAGAAATTTTATGCGACCATAAATGCCTTTCCTTTTAACTCTCAGATAGAACCGCTAAAAAGGCACTTGCAAACTATTTCAGCGATGAAGCCAGACGCCTTTATTATCGCAACTCCAGGCGTTATGAGTCTAGCAAAAGCCATCGCTCCTGATATCGAGATACATCTCTCAACTCAAGCAAATGTCATGAACGTGCTTGATGCAAAAATTTATCACGATATGGGCGCAAAACGTATCGTCGTAGCACGCGAGATGAACTTGAAAGATGTCATAAAGATAAAAGAAGAAATTCCAACTCTTGATATTGAAATTTTTGTACATGGCTCAATGTGCTTTGCTTACTCTGGTAGGTGTTTGGTGAGCTCAGTGCAAAGCGGACGTATGTCAAACCGTGGCAGCTGCGCAAATGACTGCAGATTTAAGTATGAACTCTACGCCAAAAACGAAGAGAGCGGTGTGCTTTTTCGCTTAGAAGAGGACGAAAGCGGCACTCATATTATGAACTCAAAAGATCTTTGTCTCATCTCTCACATCAAAGATATCGTTAATAGTGGCGTGATAGATAGCTTAAAAATAGAAGGTCGCACAAAAAGCGAGTACTACGCAGCTTGTACAGCAAGAGCCTATAAAATGGCGATAGATGATGCGTTAAATGATAAATTTAACGCACAAATTTATGAAAATGAGATAAATACGCTGAAAAATCGCGGCTTTACGGACGGCTACTTGGTGCATAGGCCTTATGAGCGAATAGATACGCAAAATCATGTTAGCAGCCTAGAAGAGGGCACACATCAGGTAAATGCCATAAGCGAAGATGGCGAATTTTTTAAGTGTAAATATAAAATTTTTCCAGGCAATAGCTACGAGATCGTGGCTCCTACTGGATCGGTTATAGAAGATGGTGAAAATGAAATTTCTGAGATTTATTCACAAGATGGTAAGAAATTTATCAAATTTAAACAGCTCATCACCAAAAAAGGTAAGGTCATGAGTGAAATTCACAGTGGCAATGAAAACGAGATAAATCTTGGTGTTAAGCTGCCAAAATTTAGCTTTTTGAGGGAGAAAATATGA
- the purE gene encoding 5-(carboxyamino)imidazole ribonucleotide mutase, producing MKFVSIIMGSKSDYEIVSEAAKTLEKFGVKYELIISSAHRSPKRTSEYVANAEKKGAKVFIAAAGMAAHLAGAIAANTTKPVIGIPMAGSALSGVDALYSTVQMPSGMPVATLAIGKAGAINAAYLAVQILALEDDSLASALKADREAKVKALEEDSSKVEVIL from the coding sequence ATGAAATTTGTTTCTATTATAATGGGAAGTAAAAGCGACTATGAGATCGTTAGCGAGGCGGCAAAGACTCTTGAAAAATTTGGCGTAAAATATGAACTGATAATCAGCTCAGCTCACAGAAGTCCAAAAAGAACGAGCGAGTACGTCGCAAATGCAGAAAAAAAAGGCGCAAAAGTCTTCATCGCAGCTGCTGGTATGGCGGCTCACCTAGCTGGAGCTATCGCTGCAAATACTACAAAGCCAGTGATCGGCATACCAATGGCTGGCTCAGCTCTTAGCGGCGTTGATGCACTTTACTCAACTGTACAAATGCCAAGTGGCATGCCAGTGGCAACTCTAGCTATCGGCAAGGCTGGTGCTATAAATGCGGCCTATTTGGCAGTGCAAATTTTAGCCCTTGAAGATGATAGTCTGGCAAGTGCTCTAAAAGCTGATAGAGAGGCGAAGGTAAAGGCCTTGGAGGAAGACTCTTCAAAGGTTGAAGTGATACTGTAA
- a CDS encoding DUF3972 domain-containing protein, whose amino-acid sequence MQTYLGVDEFCKLVHLEREVIEDMINRGVLKTKEENGEILIEASEGTMSAVPSVSQNLSMQPQGQDGISFVEKTIGTILNLHEKVLDAKDETLETLRNENKFLKEALISMQELYDEDRKTVETLTKQLKISQDEVEFLKRKYKLMWNQAVENFNGQK is encoded by the coding sequence GTGCAGACCTATCTTGGAGTTGATGAATTTTGCAAACTTGTGCACTTGGAGCGTGAAGTTATCGAAGATATGATAAATCGTGGCGTTTTGAAAACCAAAGAGGAAAATGGAGAAATTTTGATAGAAGCGAGCGAAGGAACGATGAGTGCTGTGCCTAGTGTTTCGCAAAATTTATCTATGCAACCGCAAGGCCAAGATGGTATCAGCTTTGTTGAAAAGACGATTGGAACGATATTAAATTTACACGAAAAGGTGCTTGACGCAAAGGATGAGACGCTTGAAACTTTAAGAAATGAGAATAAATTTTTAAAAGAGGCGCTCATTTCGATGCAAGAACTCTATGATGAGGATAGAAAAACGGTCGAGACGCTTACAAAACAGCTTAAAATTTCACAAGATGAAGTTGAATTTCTAAAACGAAAATACAAGCTCATGTGGAACCAAGCGGTTGAAAATTTTAATGGACAAAAGTAG
- a CDS encoding GyrI-like domain-containing protein gives MKIINLEESFEIFGVKTRTKNEDEIGGEGKIPALWSKFMSEHYDGKSEIYSVYYNYESDLNGHYDNFIGTRSSHKSDKILEIKSGKYAVFSFAREPQNIAKFWGEIWKYFESSELKRAYETDFELYGSDEIKFFISILG, from the coding sequence ATGAAGATTATAAATTTAGAGGAAAGCTTTGAAATTTTCGGAGTAAAAACTCGTACTAAAAATGAAGACGAGATAGGCGGCGAGGGTAAAATTCCAGCTTTATGGTCTAAATTTATGAGTGAGCACTACGATGGTAAGAGCGAAATTTATAGCGTTTACTACAACTATGAAAGTGATCTTAATGGACATTACGATAACTTCATCGGCACAAGATCAAGCCACAAAAGTGATAAAATTTTAGAGATAAAAAGTGGCAAATATGCTGTTTTTAGTTTTGCAAGAGAGCCGCAAAACATAGCAAAATTTTGGGGTGAAATTTGGAAATATTTTGAAAGTAGTGAGCTAAAAAGAGCCTATGAAACAGATTTTGAGCTTTACGGCAGCGATGAGATAAAATTTTTTATATCTATTTTAGGTTAG
- a CDS encoding AbgT family transporter: protein MNKKNSSSILSFIENFGNKLPNPTMLFIYLSIITIIISFVLEKIGVGVSYQAIKDGQISQLNANVINLLSADSLRSFVSSVLKNFTSFYPLGVVFAIILGIGIADKSGLLSALMTKIALKSSKIWVTPIVIFLGVMSNVASSVGYVVLIPLGAILFAGFGRHPIAGLAAAFAGVSGGWSANLLIGTNDPMFAAFSMQAASVLNPDYVVLATANWYFMIASTFLIVFVGWFVTDKIIEPRLGKFDFLGDFSLKEHREISAEQKRGLKFSLIALIVFVILLLVAILPSGSLFGAKGNESFMKSTFMHSIVVFMMLLFIVVGVAYGVGARSIKSSNDAIKFMEQSISELSGFLVLIFFAAQFTYLFNTSNIGLVLSIKGSIFLKEIGLTGLSLIIVFIFLIAFINLFIAVDSAKWAMMAPIFVPMFMNLGLSPELTQAAFRIGDSTTNIITPLMPFFVLIVAFMQKYNKELKIGSVISIMLPYTVAFLISWTALISFWYIFDLPLGPGAVIHYVK from the coding sequence ATGAATAAAAAAAACAGTAGTTCAATCTTAAGTTTTATCGAAAATTTTGGTAACAAATTGCCAAATCCAACTATGCTTTTTATATATCTTTCGATTATTACGATAATAATATCGTTTGTATTAGAAAAGATTGGCGTTGGCGTAAGCTATCAGGCTATCAAAGATGGACAAATATCACAGCTTAATGCAAATGTTATAAATTTGCTTTCTGCTGATAGTCTTAGATCTTTTGTTTCGTCTGTACTTAAAAATTTTACTAGTTTTTATCCTTTGGGAGTAGTCTTTGCAATTATTCTAGGTATTGGTATTGCAGACAAGTCCGGACTTTTGTCAGCGCTTATGACAAAGATTGCCTTAAAATCTTCCAAAATATGGGTAACTCCAATCGTTATTTTTCTTGGTGTAATGTCAAATGTTGCTTCCTCTGTTGGCTATGTTGTGCTAATCCCGCTTGGAGCTATTTTATTTGCTGGATTTGGTCGTCATCCAATTGCTGGATTAGCTGCTGCTTTTGCTGGTGTTAGCGGTGGTTGGTCGGCAAATTTATTAATCGGTACAAATGACCCAATGTTTGCGGCATTTTCTATGCAAGCAGCTAGCGTGTTAAATCCAGATTATGTAGTACTAGCAACTGCAAATTGGTATTTTATGATCGCTTCGACATTTTTGATCGTATTTGTTGGCTGGTTTGTAACGGATAAAATCATAGAGCCTAGGCTTGGTAAATTTGATTTTTTAGGTGATTTTAGTCTAAAAGAGCATAGAGAGATAAGTGCAGAGCAAAAACGTGGCTTAAAATTTTCACTAATAGCGTTAATTGTTTTTGTGATTTTATTGCTTGTGGCTATTTTGCCTTCAGGCTCTTTATTTGGAGCAAAAGGCAATGAAAGCTTTATGAAATCTACTTTTATGCATTCTATTGTTGTTTTTATGATGTTACTTTTTATAGTGGTAGGTGTCGCTTACGGTGTAGGTGCTAGGAGTATAAAAAGCAGTAATGACGCCATAAAATTTATGGAGCAATCTATTTCTGAGCTATCAGGATTTTTGGTTTTGATATTTTTTGCAGCCCAATTTACATATCTTTTTAATACCTCAAATATTGGGCTAGTACTTTCTATCAAAGGTTCTATTTTTCTAAAAGAGATCGGGTTAACTGGACTTAGCCTTATCATAGTTTTTATTTTCTTGATCGCTTTTATAAATTTATTTATAGCTGTTGATTCTGCAAAGTGGGCGATGATGGCTCCGATTTTTGTACCAATGTTTATGAACCTTGGACTCTCACCAGAGCTTACACAGGCTGCTTTTAGAATAGGCGACTCTACTACAAATATCATAACGCCTTTGATGCCATTTTTTGTTTTGATAGTAGCTTTTATGCAAAAATACAATAAAGAGTTAAAAATCGGATCAGTAATTTCCATTATGCTTCCTTATACGGTTGCATTTTTAATTTCTTGGACAGCGCTAATATCATTTTGGTACATTTTTGATCTACCACTAGGACCCGGCGCAGTTATACACTATGTAAAGTAA
- the glyQ gene encoding glycine--tRNA ligase subunit alpha, translating to MTFSQIILTLQNYWQEQGCVILQPYDMPAGAGTYHQATFLRSLGPKPWATAYVAPSRRPTDGRYGENPNRLGAYYQFQVLIKPSPENIQELYLKSLEKLGLNLKNHDIRFVEDNWESPTLGAWGLGWEVWLDGMEVTQFTYFQQVGGIACELISGEITYGLERLAMYLQDVNSVYDIVWDDRDGSIVTYADVHKQGEYEWSKYNFEVANVDMLFNQFENAFNECKRCLEAKISLPAYDYCMLAAHTFNVLDARGAISVTQRQDYILKIRELAKECALTYKESLEQK from the coding sequence ATGACATTTTCACAAATAATATTAACCCTTCAAAACTATTGGCAAGAGCAAGGTTGCGTTATACTTCAGCCATACGACATGCCAGCAGGTGCGGGCACCTATCACCAAGCGACTTTTTTAAGAAGCCTCGGACCAAAGCCGTGGGCTACTGCATACGTTGCCCCATCTCGCCGCCCGACTGATGGTAGGTACGGCGAAAACCCAAACCGCCTAGGCGCTTATTATCAGTTTCAGGTACTTATAAAACCAAGTCCAGAAAATATCCAAGAGCTTTATTTAAAAAGCCTTGAAAAGCTTGGGTTAAATTTAAAAAATCACGACATCCGCTTCGTCGAGGATAACTGGGAGAGCCCAACGCTGGGCGCTTGGGGGCTAGGCTGGGAGGTCTGGCTAGACGGCATGGAGGTGACGCAGTTTACGTATTTTCAACAAGTGGGTGGCATCGCATGCGAGCTGATCTCTGGTGAGATAACATACGGCCTTGAACGTTTGGCCATGTATCTCCAAGACGTAAATAGTGTCTACGACATCGTTTGGGATGACAGGGATGGAAGCATCGTAACCTACGCCGATGTACACAAGCAAGGCGAGTATGAGTGGAGTAAATATAACTTTGAAGTGGCAAATGTTGATATGCTTTTTAACCAGTTTGAAAATGCATTTAACGAGTGCAAACGCTGCTTAGAGGCTAAAATTTCACTGCCAGCGTATGATTATTGCATGCTTGCGGCTCATACTTTTAATGTCCTTGATGCACGTGGAGCGATAAGTGTAACACAAAGGCAAGACTACATCTTAAAAATTCGTGAGCTTGCAAAAGAGTGTGCACTGACCTACAAAGAAAGCTTGGAACAAAAGTAA
- a CDS encoding Nif3-like dinuclear metal center hexameric protein, translating to MKIAEIYKILDEICPFASQESWDNSGLQVGSFDSEFERIYLSLDLDSKLLQNVLPNSLIITHHPLIFKGLKSLDYSFYPSSLIREMMIKNISLISLHTNADLTFLNEKFVTQVLGLEISSKEGFLIYADVKMKFSELCKFVKEKLGLEILRVVHAKDEISKICICTGSGADLIQDVKADVFLTGDLKYHQALYAKENGLNLIDINHYESERYFGDFLAKYLQNLKIEVIIRNSKNPFTYC from the coding sequence ATGAAAATAGCTGAAATTTATAAAATTTTAGATGAAATTTGCCCGTTTGCGAGTCAAGAGTCTTGGGATAATAGTGGCCTACAAGTTGGCTCATTTGATAGCGAATTTGAGCGAATTTATCTAAGTCTTGATTTGGATAGTAAACTTTTGCAAAATGTCTTGCCAAATTCGCTCATCATCACTCACCATCCGCTCATTTTTAAGGGGCTAAAGAGCTTAGACTACAGTTTTTATCCAAGCTCTCTCATAAGAGAGATGATGATAAAAAATATCTCGCTCATCTCGCTTCATACAAATGCCGATCTTACCTTTTTAAATGAAAAATTTGTGACGCAGGTTTTGGGACTTGAAATTTCAAGCAAAGAGGGTTTTTTGATCTACGCTGATGTGAAGATGAAATTTAGTGAGCTTTGCAAATTTGTAAAAGAAAAACTTGGATTAGAAATTTTAAGAGTGGTTCATGCAAAAGATGAAATTTCTAAAATTTGTATCTGCACCGGAAGTGGCGCAGATCTCATCCAAGATGTAAAAGCAGACGTCTTTTTAACGGGTGATCTAAAGTATCACCAAGCTCTTTATGCAAAGGAAAACGGGCTAAATTTAATCGATATAAATCACTATGAAAGTGAACGTTACTTTGGTGATTTTTTAGCAAAATATTTGCAAAATCTGAAAATTGAAGTTATAATACGCAATTCTAAAAATCCATTTACATATTGCTAA
- a CDS encoding zinc ribbon domain-containing protein: MNKYLQQLVELSDLDKQIDGFIPRIQDIEKAYKNIEEECETITVNIERLDEEVNDLKSQKSGTNAHIAEFSAKIKDVAKKSSSAKSEKEIKALSLEEDIAKEQLEAANEEIARLEKLIDSKNSQKDELGAKKAELEENLKNIKSKTSSELENIGKEREEVYAKKDKLIATMNQKILAFYEKIRKWAHNTAVVPVKKQACYGCFMQINDKTFSAVIKGEDIVTCPHCGRILYKQEQ, translated from the coding sequence ATGAATAAATACTTACAACAATTAGTTGAATTATCTGATCTTGATAAACAAATAGATGGCTTTATACCACGCATTCAAGACATAGAAAAGGCTTATAAAAATATAGAAGAAGAGTGCGAAACCATAACGGTTAATATAGAAAGACTAGATGAAGAGGTAAATGACTTAAAGTCTCAAAAATCAGGCACGAATGCTCATATTGCCGAGTTTAGTGCGAAGATAAAAGATGTAGCTAAAAAAAGCTCAAGCGCAAAAAGCGAAAAGGAGATAAAAGCTCTAAGTCTTGAAGAGGATATTGCAAAAGAACAACTTGAGGCTGCAAATGAAGAGATTGCCAGACTTGAGAAGCTAATAGATAGTAAAAATAGTCAAAAAGATGAGCTTGGTGCAAAAAAAGCTGAGCTTGAGGAGAATTTAAAAAATATAAAAAGCAAAACTTCATCTGAGCTTGAAAATATCGGGAAAGAACGTGAAGAAGTTTATGCTAAAAAAGACAAGCTTATCGCCACTATGAATCAAAAAATTCTCGCATTTTATGAAAAAATTAGAAAATGGGCTCATAACACAGCCGTTGTTCCTGTAAAAAAACAAGCTTGTTATGGTTGCTTTATGCAGATAAATGACAAAACTTTCTCTGCTGTTATCAAGGGCGAAGATATCGTTACATGTCCGCATTGTGGCAGAATTTTATACAAACAAGAGCAATAA
- the waaA gene encoding lipid IV(A) 3-deoxy-D-manno-octulosonic acid transferase: MIIIYYFLASILYLFGAIFLFFLSFKKKYHKSIPARFFLFNNPKFQDADVHFHACSFGEVQALKPLIQKFESKAISVVTNTGFEAASKIYSNTRFLPFEIFLPFWLKKSKILVIFEAELWLMLVFMAKLKGSRVILINARISDRSYKSYLKFGFFYRYLFKFIDKIYAQSELDKERLKSLGAGEIDVTGNIKAAFLPSVSKIYEKPKARVIVLASTHAGEEEMILQNLNLKENDLLIIAPRHPERFSEVEKLAAEYAKRYGFCFAKFSQTHKFEAKINLLDTLGELVNVYAISDIVVLGGSFVPNIGGHNPIECAQFNPVIISGEFIFNQKALFSLVENIYIAKASEIVGIMDGEAKKSRIAVQASADAIIEDIRSTL; this comes from the coding sequence GTGATAATAATATATTACTTTCTAGCCTCAATACTCTATCTCTTTGGGGCTATCTTTTTATTTTTTTTAAGTTTTAAAAAAAAGTATCATAAGTCGATTCCAGCACGTTTTTTTCTATTTAATAATCCTAAATTTCAAGATGCAGATGTGCATTTTCACGCTTGCTCATTTGGCGAGGTGCAAGCACTCAAACCATTGATACAAAAATTTGAGAGCAAGGCTATAAGCGTAGTGACAAATACCGGCTTTGAAGCAGCGAGTAAAATTTACTCAAACACGAGATTTTTACCATTTGAAATTTTCTTGCCATTTTGGCTAAAAAAGAGCAAAATTTTAGTCATTTTTGAGGCTGAGCTTTGGCTTATGCTAGTTTTTATGGCAAAACTAAAAGGCAGCCGTGTGATACTGATAAACGCTAGAATTTCAGATAGAAGCTACAAAAGCTACTTGAAATTTGGCTTTTTTTACAGATATCTTTTTAAATTTATAGATAAAATTTACGCCCAAAGCGAGCTTGATAAAGAGCGCCTAAAGTCACTTGGGGCAGGTGAAATAGATGTCACTGGCAATATAAAAGCTGCATTTTTGCCAAGTGTGAGTAAAATTTATGAAAAACCAAAAGCTAGAGTGATCGTGCTAGCAAGCACGCATGCTGGCGAAGAAGAGATGATTTTGCAAAATTTAAATTTAAAAGAAAACGATCTTTTAATTATCGCACCACGCCACCCTGAGAGATTTTCAGAAGTGGAAAAGTTAGCAGCCGAATACGCTAAAAGGTATGGCTTTTGTTTTGCGAAATTTAGCCAAACACATAAATTTGAAGCAAAGATAAATTTACTTGATACTCTTGGTGAACTTGTAAATGTTTATGCTATTAGCGATATAGTCGTGCTTGGAGGCAGTTTTGTGCCAAATATCGGCGGCCATAATCCAATCGAGTGTGCACAATTTAACCCAGTGATAATCAGCGGCGAGTTTATATTTAACCAAAAGGCGTTATTTAGCCTAGTTGAAAACATCTATATTGCAAAAGCTAGCGAGATTGTCGGCATAATGGATGGTGAGGCCAAAAAGAGCAGGATAGCCGTGCAAGCAAGCGCTGATGCGATCATAGAAGATATAAGGAGCACTTTATGA
- a CDS encoding RluA family pseudouridine synthase — MSEEKAYKILAKQKNISNNEAKELIDSGLVYAKGQKVMIARALMSENTKFSVEEMPKPSVIFEDENLIAISKPAAVTSEKISQIYKFPLLHRLDKDTSGVLLLVKNDDFASLAINEFKKMKVEKIYVAAVRGIMSEEVVVNEPILTIKNKNGAISKISKDGKEAISEISPLMVVGKKTLVKVAIKTGRTHQIRVHLASLNLPIVGDEKYGKNRANRMFLHAYSIALLNYKFKALIPKEFNSLGFELSNKFEI; from the coding sequence ATGAGTGAAGAAAAAGCATATAAAATTTTAGCCAAACAAAAAAACATCTCAAATAACGAGGCAAAGGAGCTAATCGACAGTGGACTAGTCTATGCCAAGGGGCAAAAGGTGATGATCGCTCGTGCTTTAATGAGTGAAAATACTAAATTTAGTGTCGAAGAGATGCCAAAGCCAAGCGTTATCTTTGAAGATGAAAATTTGATAGCCATTAGTAAGCCAGCTGCCGTGACTAGCGAAAAAATCAGTCAAATTTATAAATTTCCACTCCTTCATAGACTCGATAAGGACACAAGCGGCGTGCTACTTCTTGTCAAAAATGACGATTTTGCGAGTCTTGCCATAAATGAGTTTAAAAAGATGAAGGTTGAGAAAATTTACGTGGCCGCAGTTAGGGGCATCATGAGCGAGGAAGTGGTCGTAAATGAGCCGATCTTAACGATAAAAAATAAAAATGGCGCCATTTCAAAGATCTCAAAAGATGGCAAAGAGGCGATCAGTGAAATTTCGCCACTCATGGTTGTTGGCAAAAAAACGCTTGTAAAAGTTGCCATAAAAACAGGCAGAACACACCAGATAAGAGTACATTTGGCTAGTTTAAATTTACCTATCGTTGGCGATGAGAAATACGGTAAAAATAGGGCAAATAGAATGTTTTTGCATGCCTATTCTATCGCTCTTTTAAACTATAAATTTAAAGCGCTGATCCCAAAAGAATTTAACTCTCTTGGATTTGAGCTATCTAATAAATTTGAAATTTAA
- the ffh gene encoding signal recognition particle protein, which yields MFEQISESFRLAVSKIRFVDDEKALKNALDVLKKALLKADVHHKVTKDLLASIESELKQTGVGQKNFLDAIKSNLTTILTAPGNQGFVYASVAPTIVLMAGLQGSGKTTTTIKLANYLKLRKKKVLVAACDLQRLAAVEQLRQLCVANEIDLFYIENENNSIKVAKEALEKAKSGLYDVLLVDTAGRLAIDEKLMQEIKDIKNAINPHEIFYVADAMSGQDAVKTATSFNEILGISGVILSKFDSDSKGGVAISIAKQLNIPLRFVGTGEKVADIESFIPDRIVSRIMGEGDLATLVEKTSTIIDEKEAKRLNQKIKKGQFNFNDFLDQMESVKKLGSMKSLMGMIPGLSNIANQIKDIDLDNSKEILHIKAMINSMTQKERENPELLNNSRKRRLAAGSGLSQIEVNRFLKQFENASKLAKKFSGKGGAKGLVNMLSQANLKRPV from the coding sequence GTGTTCGAACAAATTAGCGAGTCTTTTAGATTAGCCGTTAGCAAGATACGTTTTGTAGATGATGAAAAAGCTCTAAAAAACGCACTTGACGTGCTTAAAAAAGCTCTTTTAAAAGCCGATGTTCACCACAAAGTCACCAAAGATCTACTCGCATCTATCGAAAGCGAACTAAAGCAAACTGGCGTTGGTCAAAAGAATTTCTTGGATGCGATCAAGTCAAATTTAACGACTATCTTAACAGCTCCTGGCAACCAAGGCTTTGTCTATGCGTCAGTTGCACCGACCATTGTTTTAATGGCTGGCTTGCAAGGTAGCGGTAAAACAACGACAACTATCAAACTTGCAAACTATCTAAAACTAAGAAAGAAAAAAGTTTTAGTTGCAGCTTGTGATTTGCAAAGATTAGCGGCGGTTGAGCAGCTAAGACAGCTCTGCGTTGCAAATGAGATCGATCTTTTTTATATAGAAAATGAAAACAACTCTATAAAAGTAGCTAAAGAGGCATTAGAAAAAGCAAAAAGTGGTCTTTATGACGTGCTTTTAGTGGATACCGCTGGTCGTCTTGCGATCGATGAAAAGTTGATGCAAGAGATAAAAGATATAAAAAATGCGATAAATCCACATGAAATTTTCTACGTGGCTGACGCTATGAGTGGTCAAGACGCCGTAAAAACAGCTACAAGTTTTAATGAAATTTTGGGAATTTCTGGAGTTATCCTTTCTAAATTTGATTCTGACTCAAAGGGTGGTGTAGCTATTAGTATCGCAAAACAGCTAAATATCCCACTTAGATTTGTCGGTACTGGTGAAAAAGTTGCTGATATCGAGAGTTTTATACCAGACCGTATTGTAAGCCGTATAATGGGCGAGGGTGACTTAGCTACTTTGGTTGAGAAAACATCGACTATTATAGATGAAAAAGAAGCGAAACGTCTAAATCAAAAGATAAAAAAAGGTCAGTTTAACTTTAACGACTTTTTAGATCAAATGGAAAGCGTTAAAAAGCTTGGTAGTATGAAGTCTTTGATGGGGATGATACCTGGTCTTTCAAATATTGCAAATCAGATAAAAGATATAGATCTTGATAATTCAAAAGAAATTTTACATATTAAGGCTATGATAAACTCTATGACGCAAAAAGAGCGTGAAAATCCTGAACTTTTGAATAATAGTAGAAAAAGACGTTTAGCGGCTGGTTCTGGACTTTCTCAGATAGAGGTAAATCGATTTTTAAAGCAGTTTGAAAATGCCTCAAAACTTGCTAAGAAATTTTCAGGAAAAGGTGGAGCAAAAGGACTTGTAAATATGCTTTCTCAAGCAAATCTTAAAAGACCTGTTTGA